In Stigmatopora nigra isolate UIUO_SnigA chromosome 2, RoL_Snig_1.1, whole genome shotgun sequence, a single window of DNA contains:
- the LOC144188388 gene encoding large ribosomal subunit protein uL4B-like encodes MACARPLVSVYSDKGDSSGKNVLLPAVFKAPIRPDVVNFVHTNMRKNSRQPYAVSKLAGHQTSAESWGTGRAVARIPRVRGGGTHRSGQGAFGNMCRGGRMFAPTKTWRRWHRKINITQKRYAMCSVLAATAIPSLVMSKGHRIEEIPEVPLVVEDKVEGYKKTKEAVLLLKKLKAWNDIKKVYASQRMRAGKGKMRNRRRIQRKGPCIIYNRDCGVTKAFRNIPGITLQNVNRLNLLKLAPGGHVGRFCIWTESAFRKLDELYGTWRKVSTRKTDYNLPMHKMTNTDLGRLLKSEEIMKALRAPRRKIVRRVLKKNPLKNLQIMFKLNPYAKTVKRHAILQHDPKIKAKMLKPKKKPLRKTMSKKQFDAY; translated from the exons GCCTGTGCCCGACCCCTCGTCTCGGTTTACTCCGATAAGGGAGATTCCTCGggcaaaaatgttcttttgccTGCAGTGTTCAAGGCTCCTATTCGCCCCGATGTTGTGAATTTTGTGCACACCAACATGCGCAAAAATAGTCGCCAGCCCTATGCTGTCAGCAAACTGGCAG GTCACCAGACCAGTGCTGAATCCTGGGGTACTGGACGAGCCGTCGCCCGTATCCCTCGTGTAAGGGGTGGCGGTACTCACCGTTCTGGTCAGGGTGCCTTTGGAAAT ATGTGTCGTGGAGGGCGCATGTTTGCTCCCACCAAAACCTGGCGCCGTTGGCACCGCAAGATCAACATCACCCAGAAGCGTTATGCTATGTGCTCAGTTCTGGCCGCTACTGCCATTCCTTCACTTGTCATGTCCAAGG GACACCGCATTGAGGAAATCCCAGAGGTTCCTTTGGTGGTTGAAGATAAAGTTGAGGGCTACAAGAAGACCAAGGAGGCAGTGCTTCTGTTGAAGAAACTTAAAGCCTGGAATGACATCAAGAAG GTCTACGCCTCTCAGCGAATGCGTGCCGGTAAGGGTAAAATGAGGAATCGTCGACGTATTCAGCGCAAGGGCCCTTGTATTATATACAACCGTGATTGTGGGGTCACCAAGGCATTCAGAAATATTCCTG GCATCACTCTGCAAAACGTGAACCGCCTGAATCTTCTGAAACTGGCCCCAGGTGGTCATGTTGGTCGCTTCTGCATTTGGACCGAAAGCGCTTTCCGCAAGCTGGATGAATTGTACGGTACCTGGCGTAAAGTTTCCACCCGCAAGACTGACTACAA CTTGCCAATGCACAAGATGACCAATACAGACCTGGGTAGACTTCTGAAGAGCGAAGAGATCATGAAAGCACTTCGTGCACCCAG GAGGAAGATCGTACGCAGAGTCCTGAAGAAGAATCCTCTGAAGAACCTACAAATAATGTTCAAGCTGAACCCATATGCCAAGACGGTCAAA